From Bacilli bacterium PM5-9:
TTAAAAATTCTGCTGCTGCTAAAGCTGGATTAAAGGCTGATGATATTATATTTGAAGTTGAAGGTGAAAAAATAACAAGTACTTCTATTTTTACTTCAAAATTATATTCAAAGAAAAATGGCGATAAACTTAAACTTAAAATTTATCGAGATGGTAAGGAAAAAACAATTACTGTAACCTTATAACATATTTAATGTAAGATAAGCTGGTATTATATTATCAAGGAGATGGTAGTATGAAACCAGTTTTTTTAAATAGATTATTGAATATTGTATTCTCAATTTGTTTTAGCGGATCAATTTTTCATTTGCTGGGGTTATTGTTTAGCAGTTTTACAAGTAATCTTATATTTGTTATAATGTTTGTATGCCTAACAAAATATGTACATGAAGTTGTAGAGTATGAAGATAATTTAAATACATAACTTCGTATAATATATATTATGTTAACTAAAATAAAGGAGTTGGTTTTTTGAAAAAGAAGTATATTATAATTAGCTTAATTATCGTTATTCTAATTGCCCTTGTTTATTTGTTTAAAACGGATTTCTTTTTAACAGATGAACAAAAAGATGAAAAAAATAAACAAACACAAATAACTCAAATCAAAAAAACGAAGTTTGCTAGTTTGCCTATTATTACAATGGATGAATTAGAACAAAAAATTAATAATGGTGAAGATGTAATCGCCTACTTTGGTTGGATTTATGAATGCGGTGATGCTAGACTATTTGAATTAAACTCATTTGATAAGTATTTAGATGATGAGAATGTTACTAATAAGTTATTTGTTATTAATTTAGATGATGAGGCATTAGAGGCTCTTAGTAAGCCTGAATTAAGAAAACCAATTGCTAAACGTTTTCAAATTGATACATGGACTAAAGATAGTTCTTTAAATCCAATGGAATTAAAATCGCCTCAATTAGTTCATTATCAAAACAAAAAAATTGTTAATCTTGTTTCTTGGACGCCATTAAGTTCTGATTCAACTTATGGTATTAGAGAAGAATTATCTAAAGCATTTTTTGATACTATAAAATAAACTTTGAAATTTCAAATAAAGAACTCTGAAATTAATCAGAGTTTTTTATTTTCTTATTATACAATGGATGTGCTTCTTTATATGATTTTTTTATATAATCACTATTAACATGAGTATAAATTTGAGTAGTTGATATATCACTATGACCAAGTAAGACTTGAACACTTCTTAAATCAACTCCATTATTTAACAAATGTGTAGCAAATGAATGTCTCAAAGTATGTGGTGATACATTTTTTGTAATATTAGCCTTTAAACAATGTTTTTTTACTATTTTAAAGAAACCTTGTCTTGTTATTGGATCACCCTTTGCATTAACAAATAAATAATCAGAATAATTTAAATCTAAAATATCCCTTCTTGTTTGAAGTAAATAATTTTCTAATACTTCAACAATCGCATCATTTAATGGAATAATTCTTTCTTTATTACCCTTCCCCACTATTTTTAAGTATTTATCATTTAAAAATAATTGTGATACATTTATATTAATTAATTCAC
This genomic window contains:
- a CDS encoding hypothetical protein (product_source=Hypo-rule applied; transmembrane_helix_parts=Inside_1_11,TMhelix_12_34,Outside_35_62) encodes the protein MKPVFLNRLLNIVFSICFSGSIFHLLGLLFSSFTSNLIFVIMFVCLTKYVHEVVEYEDNLNT
- a CDS encoding hypothetical protein (product_source=Hypo-rule applied; superfamily=52833; transmembrane_helix_parts=Inside_1_4,TMhelix_5_22,Outside_23_190): MKKKYIIISLIIVILIALVYLFKTDFFLTDEQKDEKNKQTQITQIKKTKFASLPIITMDELEQKINNGEDVIAYFGWIYECGDARLFELNSFDKYLDDENVTNKLFVINLDDEALEALSKPELRKPIAKRFQIDTWTKDSSLNPMELKSPQLVHYQNKKIVNLVSWTPLSSDSTYGIREELSKAFFDTIK
- a CDS encoding integrase/recombinase XerD (product_source=KO:K04763; cath_funfam=1.10.150.130,1.10.443.10; cog=COG4974; ko=KO:K04763; pfam=PF00589,PF02899; superfamily=56349; tigrfam=TIGR02225), translated to MSVIKKEFAIKNFMQFLKVEKKVSNNTIISYQKDLDNFLLYLDNKKINDLNIINNELLTNYVATLYDNNLSKSSIARKISCLKSFFKFLYVKDYLTENKAALLSLPKVTKKVPEYLDSNEIVNFLETFDEKTNLDKRNKVMVFLMYYTGTRVSELININVSQLFLNDKYLKIVGKGNKERIIPLNDAIVEVLENYLLQTRRDILDLNYSDYLFVNAKGDPITRQGFFKIVKKHCLKANITKNVSPHTLRHSFATHLLNNGVDLRSVQVLLGHSDISTTQIYTHVNSDYIKKSYKEAHPLYNKKIKNSD